The DNA window TCACGTTCCGTTTTATTCAGATCGACAAACATAGCCTCAACATTTAAATCTTTATTTCTCTCTACACCCTCTCTTCCTGATGATTTCTTTGCAAGAGTCGATTTTCCTAAAGCTACTTGTATTTGTTCACGCGTATATCTACCATGAACTCTCAATGGGCAAGGAAAGTCTATTAATAATGGAATTTCTAAAGTTTGAACTGAATCACATAACAATGTAAATATATCAATCATTTCATATATTAATAAAGGAACATCCGCCAACGCATCAAACATTTCTTGCAAAGAATTAAATATTCCTGCATCTTGCCACATATCATAGTAAAACATTGTAGCCATTAAAGCCTCATCTGCGCTTAATTCCTCCTCTTTTACAATAAATCTTTTTGTTGCCAATTTATAAAGAAAAGAAAAATAGCTGTACGAATCAGCAGATAGCCACTTCTTGCGTACCGCACGACTCAACTCTTTCATAAAAGGAAGTTCCTGTAAATCAATAACTCCTGCATCCATACAAAGAGTTACCCAGGATGTATTATCCCAGTTATAAATCCGCCTGAAAGGAATATGGGTTATTTGTAAAAAGTTAGACAATGTAAGAGGTAAATTCGTTTCGTATTTAAAGTTACGAATACGAGTCAATATTTTAGCTTTATTGAACGACACATAACTTTTTATGTTATTAAGAATATAGCTTTGAGCTTGCTTTTCCAAAACAATTGTACATCCTAATGGTAGATGCACAAATCCCTCTTCTATTTCTTCTTTAATTGACATATTACTACGACCAATCATAGCACGGAATCTACTTTCAAAATTATATTCTGCTCTGGCGTTTCCTACAAAATCAAGAACAGTAAGGCATTGTTTATTTTCATGTAACCGTAATCCTCTACCTAATTGCTGTAAGAATACTGTTAAACTCTCAGTAGGACGAAGAAACAAAACCGTATCTACAGAAGGTATATCAACTCCTTCGTTAAACACATCTACAACAAAAAGATAATTTATCTCTTTACGCTCAAGCTGTTTACGAATACCGGTTCTATCATGAGTATCTCCCAATAATACATCCGCTTTTAAACCAACTAATGAAAACTTCATCGCCATATATTTGGCATGATCTACGGAAGCACAAAAGCAAAGAGCACGAACACTATGTATATCCGTCAAATAACGATCTAATGCATTAATGATTAATCGAACTCGATCATCACCCTCTGTATAAACGCGCGTTAATTCAGCAACATTATACTTTCCATTTTCCCAAGAGACTCTACTTAAATCAATATTATCTGAGACTCCGAAATATTGAAAAGGACATAGCAACCGTTGATTTAGAGCTTCAGGAAGTCTTATTTCTGCAGCAATAACATTACAAAAATCTGGCAAAATATCTTCACCATCCGTACGTTCAGGAGTAGCAGTTAGTCCAACCAATATTTTAGGTTTGAAACGATTCAAAATTGGGCGATAACTGCTTGCAGAAACATGATGCACTTCATCTATAATAATATAATCATAATAATCATTGGCTAACGGTAAATCATTGACTCTATTTTTCAAAGTCATATTTGAGGCAAATAGAAAATCATAATTATCTGGTTCTAATCCATCAACCCATAACTGACCAAAGTTATAATCTTGCAGAACATCTTTAAACGTTTTCTGAGCCTGTAGCAGAATTTCCTTTCTGTGAGCAACATATAATAATTTGGCATGCGGATTTTCATTTTTAAAACGGCGATAATCAAATGCCGAAATCATTGTTTTGCCAGTACCTGTTGCAGCTACTATAAGATTATTCCAACGATTATGCACATTGCGTTCTATTAGCAACTTGTCAAGTATTTCTTTCTGATACCAAAAAGGCTCGCATTTTCTAAGTTCAGTAAGATCTAAAGATTTACCGAACTTTTGTTGTTTAAGAGATTTGCTTAATTTCTCATCATCAATTCCTAATTGGAAGGTCTCAAATTCTGGACTTTCCCAATATGTTTCAAATGTTTTATGAAATTTATCGATCACATGACCTATTTCTGCTTGAGTTATTTTTATATTCCACTCTAACCCACGGTTCAAAGCAGAATGAGAAATATTAGAAGAGCCTATATAACCTGTATCGAATCCTGTTTTACGCAAAAACAAATAGGCTTTTGCATGCAAACGTTCATTACTATTATTATAAGAGATCTTAATCTCTGTATTTTTCAAACCGGCCAAAAACTGCACAGCTTTTAAATCTGTTGCACCAATATAAGAAGTTGTTATAACCCGCAATCTTTTTCCACTTTCTGTAAATTGAAGAAAATTATCTAGCAGTCCGCTTAAACCAGTCCACTTAATAAAAGAAACTAGAATACAAACTTCATCGCTTGAAGCAATTTCACGTTTCATCTCGCTTTCTAAGCTTATGGATTGATTAGAGCCAGTAAACAATTCACTTTGAGTTAACCGAGTATATGGTGTTATCGCTTTTAAATATTCAGCAACATCAGGATATGAGCAAGTTGTTTTATCTATTATTGCGGTTAATAACTTTCCTTGTACATCTAATAAATTAAGATCTTGTTCCCCCATCTTGAATCTATCCCGAACTAAACGAATAATATCATTTACTAATGTAATCCCAACATCTAATCTTTTTTCTGCTTTCAAATTATTGATTGCGAAATAGATTACTTTATTCAGATATCTTGAAAGGTATATAGCAGCTTCTTCAGAATCAAGAGTCTTTGTTCCAATATAAAACCGTTGGTTATCTAAACCTAATATCTTCTTTTGAATTAATTGAGAAATTATTTCTTCGTAGATTCCTTGTTGCATAGCAATTAATTATATTTACGTCTCAAAGTTATAAAAAATATACAAAGACAAAATAATAAACAAATATATTATCTGCAATTGAACTACAAAGCCCAATTTTGTACCCAATCGGGTACAAATAACCTATAAAATCATAAAATTATACCCAAAAGGGTACAATCTATCTTTTTATTTCTATATTTGTACCCAAACGGGTATAATATGGAATATCTATCTCTTTCTGAATATGTAAAACAGATGCGTAAACAGTATAATCTTACGCAAGTTGATTTATCGGAGAAATCGGGTGTAGGACTTCGTTTTGTACGTGAATTGGAACGAGGAAAGCAGTCTTTACGCCTTGATAAAGTAAATCAGATTCTGAATCTTTTTGGTTCCGAAGTTGGTGTTGTGCCTATGAATAAAGATAACTTTGGTGTATGAAGCAGGCAAAAATACAAATACATAGTCAGCTGGCCGGCATACTAACCGAGGACGAGAATGGATTTACATTCTGTTATGACGACAACTATCTGAAACAGGAAGACGCTGAAGCTATAAGTCTTACTTTACCTCTGACGGATAAACCTTATCATAATAGTGTGCTCTTTCCTTTTTTTGACGGACTGATTCCTGAAGGATGGCTGCTTGGTATAGCCGAACGTAGCTGGAAAATAAGTCAGCGTGACCGGATGTCTTTATTAATGGCCTGCTGTAAAGATTGCATTGGTGCTGTTAGCGTTATACCAATTGAGGAGGAGGAATAATTTATGGGAAAGTGCTTGTATTGTTATAAAGAAACTGAAGAAGGTAACGACTTCCATCCGGCCTGCTCGAAAAAGATATTCGGAACAGCTATACCACCAATTCTTCCTTACGATCGCAAAGATCTTGTAACATTGGGAGAACAGGTAGTAAGGAGCAAAACAGTATTAACCGGGGTGCAGGCTAAATTATCTGTAGACATAGACAACACCCGGAAAGGTGAATCTGAACGACTTACTATTGTAGGATTATGGGGACGATTTATACTTAAACCTCAAACGGAACAATACAGAAATCTTCCTGAAGTGGAGGATTTAACAATGCATCTGGCCGAAATAGCGAAAATAAAAGTGGTGCCTCATTCACTTATAAGATTTAAGGATGGCGAGCTGTGCTATATAACCAGAAGGATTGACAGAGAGAAAAATGGAGAAAAATTCCCCATGGAGGATATGTGTCAGTTATCTGAACGGTTGACTGAGTACAAATACAAGGGATCTTATGAACAGATAGCAAAGGTTATATTCAAATATTCCACTATTGCCAAACTTGATGTTATTAATTTCTGGGAGCAGGTTCTGTTTTCATGGATTACCGGAAATGCAGACATGCATCTCAAAAATTTCTCCCTGTATAGTATTTCTAAAGGGGTTTATTCATTAACTCCCGGATACGATATGCTTTCAACCACTTTGGTTATGCCAGAAGATACAGAGGAACTGGCCTTAAACCTGAATGGGAAGAAAAAGAAGTTAAAGAAGGAGGATTTTATCAAGGCTTTCAAGGCTTCGGAACTTGAAGATAAAATTATTGAAAACATCTTCGGCAAGTTTGAGAAAGCTTTACCTAAATGGTTGGTTTTCATAGATAGCTCATTTTTGCCGAATGATATGAAAGAGGTTTATAAGAATCTCATCACTGATAAGTTGAACAAATTAAAAACAAATAAATAAAATATATGAGTCTGAAACATAAAGATTACAAAGAAGCAAATATGCGCTTTCTGGAAGAGAACCTGAACGAAGAAGGAGTAATGGAATTGCCTTGCGGTGTGCAGTACAAAGTGATATTACAAGGAAAAGGACCAGTGCCTACAACTAAAAGTATGGTGAAAGTTCACTATAAAGGTACCCTGATTGACGGAACGGTATTTGATGATTCTTTTAGCAGAAAGAGACCGGAATCATTTCGTGTGAATGAGGTTATTACTGGTTGGCAGGAAGCTTTGCAGGCTATGCCTCTTGGTTCGCGCTGGATGATTTATATTCCGTACGTACTTGGATACGGAACCAGGGCGGCAGGGAAAATAAAACCCTACTCTACCCTGATTTTTGAAGTGGAACTGCTAGGGGTTAAATAACCCCTGGCGTTTATCTGAATTCTTTCCTAAGCTGTTCTACCCAGTCGTGAACTCGTTTTTCTATTTGTTCCGGCTGATTTTCAACATCTAGTGCCAGACCAAGAAACTTCCCTTCTTTTAGTGCCTGAGAGTTATTAAATGAATACCCCTCGGCAGAGGTGTGCCCCACGAGTTGAGCTCCAGCTGTTTCAAATGCCTCGGCCAGGAGCCCTATTCCATCTACAAAATTATCGGGATAGTTTACCTGATCTCCCAGACCGAAGATGGCTACTTTTTTATCCTGAAGTTCAAGTGATGTAAGCTCGGGTATTATCTCGTCCCAATAGGTGGGTAGTTCGCCATCGAACCAGGTTGAAGTACCTACTATCAGATAGCTGTAAGCGAGGAACTCTTCTTTCCATGCACTCTCGATAGGAACAATATCCAGATCTTCTTTGCCAAATGCAGCTTGTATCTGCTGCGCTATTGCGGCTGTTTTCTTAGTGCTTGTTCCATAAAATAATCCAATCTTTCTCATTGCAAACATCTTTAATTGTTAGTATTCCAGTAAACTTTTGGCTGCCTTGTAAATGCGTTCCTCACCTGGAAGAATAGCTTTTTCAAAATTAGGATGAAAACCTACAGGGGTGAAAATTGAACCAACCCGCTGAACGGGGGCATCGAGATAACGGAACATATCCTCGCCTATCATTGCTGCTATTTCGGCACCGAATCCTGAAAAGACTTTGTCTTCATGCACTATCAGTGCTTTGCTGGTTTTCTTCACTGATTCAAAAATGGCTTCTTTATCAAGAGGAATAAGTGAACGGAGATCGATGACTTCAACATTCCAACCGGATTCTTTTGCCAGGCGATCGGCCACGGTAAGACAGAAATGGGTAGTGTTACCATAGGTGATAATACTGAGGTCTGTTCCTTCCCGACGAATACGCGCCTTCCCGAATGGTACTTCAAAATCATCGGGCACCACAGTTGCTGCCTCCACTGCATTATACTGTGCTTTGGGTTCCAGATAGAGGGTGAATCCTTTTGATCGCATGCTGGTTCGTAACAATCCTGCTGCATCATCGGCAAAAGAAGGATAGACTATGCGTGCACCCGGAAGTGTGGTCAACGCGCCCTCCAAAGTTTGTGAATGATAAAGTCCTCCGCCAATATATCCTCCCGAAGCTAGACGTAACGTTATATTTGGTACGAACTGTCCGTTGCTTCGCCAGTATTCGTGTGTACACTCCACATATTGCTCTACTGCCGGCCAGAAATAATCGGCAAACTCGGCTCCCTCAATAACAATTCGTATTTTAGGATCGAAGCGGCTCATGCCATTGGCAGTTCCCACGATATAATCCTCTGCAATGGGTGCATTGAAAACTCTTTTAACGCCGAACTCCTGCTGCATTCCTTTGGTTACATTAAACACCCCGCCTTTGTCTTTATTAGCCACATCCTGTCCCCAGAGAAAGGTATCGGGATTGTGTCTGAATTCAGCCTTCAATGTTTCATTGATAGCTGTAACCATATTCTTCTTCTCTCCTTCCTGGTTATGGGTTCCGTCAACATAGACTTGTGGTTTATATGGCTCGGGAAGAACATAATCGAGTACTGTAGAAGCGTCAGGATCGGGTGCTGCAATGGCTTTCTTATTGGCGGAACTCAATTCTTTCTTTGCCTCTTCTTCTATTTTCTTTAGTTCATCTTCAGTGAATCGTTCGTAGCGCAACAACATTCTCCTGAATTTCTGTAGCGGATCGGCCGCCTTAACGTATGCAAGTTCATCTTCATCACGATACAGGGTGTGCTTATCTGAATTAGAGTGTGAGCCAATACGTACACAGTTGGCATGAACAATAACCGGATTATGCTTTGTAATTGCATGTTCGCGGGCTTCGGCCATAGCATTCATGGAATCGAACACATCTTTGCCGTTGCAGTAGATGATTTTAAGATTCTTGAACCCGGAAAAATTAGCAGCAACCTTTGGATTGGATGTCTGGTCTTTTTTAGGAACAGATATTCCAAATCCGTTATCTTCTATTACAAAGATAACCGGCAACTGTTCCGTACTTGCCCCATTGATTGCTTCGTAAACAAACCCTTCGGATACGGAAGATTCACCGTGAGAGGCTATAACTACTCCTTTATGTCCATAGTAGGCCATGCCGCGGGCTACTCCTACTGCATGAAGATCCTGGGTTGCAGTAGCCGATGAGATATTTTCAATATTCCATTCCATCTTGGCAAAATGATTGGACATATGACGTCCACCACTTGTTAAGTCGGTTGCTTTGGAGAGTCCGTTAAGGATAATTTCTTCGGCAGTCATTCCGGCAGAAAGGGCGGCAAGCAAGTCACGGTAATAGGGGAAGAAGAAATCTTCTCCTCTGGTAAAGACTTGTCCCATGGCAAGTTGTATACCGTCATGCCCGGCATAGGGGGCATGAAACGACCAGCCCAATGATTGCAGCAAATAAGCTGGTGCTTTCTCGTCGATCATGCGACCAAGTGTCATGAGGTAATACCACTTTCTCAGTGTCTCTTTATTTGTGGTTTTTATATCGTACTTTTTCATACTTTGTCTTTTTAAGTGTTTTGAACTATCCGTTCCAGTTCTCAAGGTAATCGGCTATGCGTCTGAGGAATGCACCTCCCATTGCACCGTTAACAATACGATGATCATAAGAAAGTGAGAGATACATTTTATGACGGATGGCAATGGTATCGCCTTCGGGAGTTTCGACTACCGCCGGTTTTTTCTCTATGTATCCAACACCCAGAATGGCAACCTGCGGTTGGTTGATAATTGGTGTGCCTATAATGTTCTTGAAAGTACCAAAGTTTGTAATGGTAAAGGTTCCACCCTGAATATCATCCGGTGATAATTTATTGGCACGTGCTTTTGCCGCCAATGTATCGATACTTCCTGCCAATCCGCTAAGGCTTAGTTTATCGGCATTGTGTATTACCGGCACAATGAGGTTACCATCATTGAGCGATACCGCCACACCGACATTTATTTTCTTTTTCAGTATCATGCGATAACCATCAACAGATGCATTGACGTATGGATATTCTGCAAGGGCTTTGGTAACAGCCTCAACAATAGCAGGCATGTATGTGAGAGAGATACCTTCACGCCGTTTGAATGTTTCTTTGTTATGCTCACGCCAACGTACCAGTTTAGTAACATCAACCTCGACCACAGTTGTGACATGTGGCGATACTTGTTTTGACATAACCATGTGATCGGCAATGATACGGCGGACAAAGTCCATTTCAACCACTTCGTCACCATCGGAAACAGGTATAACAGGTGCTGCTGGCGCCGGTTTGGATTCTGCAGCAACAGGTTGAGAAACAGTTACAGGTTTAGGAGGTGCTACAGGAACTGGTTCTGTTGAAACAGCTTTCTGCGGAGTAACAAGAGCGGGTTCTGCTGGAACAGCTTTCTGCGAGGTAGCAAGAGCGGGTTCTGCTGAAATAGCTTTCTGTGGGGCAACAAGAGCAACCGGTTGAGTGCCTTTCTTTCTCTGCTCTACATAAGTCTTTATATCTTTTTTACTTAAACGTCCTTCGTAGCCGGTGCCGGGTATACTGTCAAGTTCTTCTTTAGAGAGCTGAGCTTCCTGAGCTATCTGAAGCACAATGGGAGAATACCACCTGGCTTCTTCACTCTTCACGTTCTTAATCGGTGCAGCGGAAGGTGCCGGAGCTTCTTCTTTCACAGCTGTACTTTCAGCAATTTCTGGTGTTTCTTCTTCAGAGTCTCCTTCGAGTTGCACGATTGCCACCACCGTTCCTACCGCAACGGTATCGCCTTCATTGAAGAGTATCTGAAGTATCTTTCCTGCAACGGGAGAAGGTATTTCCGCGCTAACTTTGGCAGTACTTACTTCAAACAATATATCGTCTTCGTTAATAACATCGCCTGCTTTGACCGACCATGTCATTATGGTTCCTTCTGTTATGCTTTCACCCAATTTGGGCATTTTTATTTCAAATGTAGCCATAGCTAATATTTTTAGTTATTTTAAATATGATGCATTAAAGTTCCAGTCGGATGTGGAATATTTATTCCTACTTAATTGTTTGATAGCCGACAGGTCTTTTTCACTGAATGTATATATCTTATTATTGGTTTCATTCTTTAGAAAGTAATTCATAATCAGTTCTTTCAGATTACTTATTTGCATGTTATCTGGTACGTATTCCTTAATATTGGTAACCGGACTTCTCACGGATTTTACGTAAACAGAACGTGACCGTGCAACATCATTCTGTTGAGTTGGTAAAGAAGTTAATGCTGCATTAAGACTCAATAAGTCCGTTGAATAGAGTAGTGTAGCATGATACATTACCCGTTTTTTATGGATGCATTGCGCACTTCCCGATATTTTCAGCCCATCAATATTTAGTCCCCGCCGTTCGTCGGCCTCAGCATTTATTCCTATTTCCCTAAGAAAGTTCTGAATCTGAATAAGGTATTTATTAAAATCAGCATTATCACTGTTTTCAATAAAGGTGAAATTCAGATTGCCGGCATCATGATACACAGCACCGCCACCGGAATATCTTCTTACTACTTTGATGCGGTGATCTCTCACAAAATCCATATTAACTTCTGCCCATACATTCTGATGTTTGCCAATGATGACTGATGGTTCATTCTGCCACAGCATGAATACATTCTCCTGAAAAGAATGCAGGAGATATTCTTCTGCCGCCAGATTGAACCAGGCATCTGTATATGGGTTGTTTATGCAAAGCATCTTGATAATGTTTTGATTGTTAATTGATCAGAGAAACAGACTTTCACGGATTATCTCGCTCACCGTAGGGTGCGGAAATATTTGTTTCTTCAGGTCTTCTACCGTCAGTTTTCTGTCGATGGCCATACTCATGCTTATAATCAGCTCGGATGCAGGATTGCCATACAAGTGGCAACCGATAATATGCTCCTCGTTGTCTGTGATCAGTTTGCAGAGTCCGTTGCCCAATTCATTTTCGGCAACAAACCGACCTGAATAAGCCATCGGCAACTTCAGAACATGATAATCTGTACCGCTCGCTTTTAGCTCTTCCTCTGTTTTTCCGGCTCCGGCAAGTTCAGGATTGGTATACACTACTCCCGGAACGGAATCGTAATTCATCTTATCCTCAATTCCCAGAATGTGATTAATTGCAACCTCTCCTTCACGAATAGCTGTATGTGCCAGTAGTGAGAATCCGGTGATGTCTCCACAAGCATAGACTCCGGGGTAACTGGTCTGCATATATTCATTAACCTTCACTCCACCTTTCTGTAATTCAACATGCAAATTTTCAAGACCAAGATTGGCAGTAACCGGTCTGCGGCCTACACTAACCAGAATCTTTTCGGCTTCAATAGTCTCCTGTTTACCATCCTTTTCAACAAAGACTTTTCCTGTTGCTACTTCTGTGACTTTGGTTCCCAGCAGAAATCGTACTCCCTTCTTAGTGTAATCCACTCTGAGCATTGCAGAGGTTTCCTTGTCCATAGCTCCCAATATCTCCGGCAGCATTTCTATAACAGTAACCTTTACTCCCATACTGTTAAAGAAAGAAGCAAACTCCATCCCGATAACCCCGCCACCAATAATAGCAAGAGATTTAGGAAGTTCTTTTAGTTCAAGTGCTTCTTTGGAAGTCCAGTATTCAGTTTCGGACAACCCCTTGATAGGAGGAATTACCGTTTCGGAACCTGTGCAGAGTAGCAGGTACTTGACTGAGTAAATCTCATTATTACAAGATATACTAATCGTTTCATTTTTCTCACCCTGAATAAAAGCTGTACCTTCAACAAGATGAACGCCATAAGCTTTCAGTTTCATACCAACACCGGATGTGAGTTTCTTAACCACCTTATCCTTACGGTTCATAATCTTTTGAAAATCGAACCCGGGATTAGCATCAGCAAGTATACCGTATTTAGAAGCACTTTTAATATTATCCAATATTTTTGCAGAATAGAGTAGAGTCTTGGTTGGAATACAACCTTCATTGAGACAGACTCCCCCTATTGCATTCTTTTCAAAAAGAACTGTTTTAAGTCCTCCTGAAGCGGCTCTTTCAGCAGCATTATATCCTGCCGGTCCGCCACCTATAATTGCTAAATCATATACCATAATATATTCCTTATTTATATCAAGTATAAACAAAAAAAACATCAATTAGTTCTAAAACAACAACTTATGATATATAAAGATTTTAAAAGTAATTTAAACGAAATAAAATTGCAAGTATAATAATATATTAAAACTTATAACAACCAAAAAGTTTCATTTTTGCTTTTCAGTAAGATACTTCCAAAAACGGACGGGCAAGTGTTGGCGATGAAGCCGCGGGTTAATACGTTCTTTAATAGCTATTGACTTAAAGTACTCTTTCCACATCTGCTGAAAAAGCTTTTCATCGTGCATCATAAGATCTTCGCTCAGCATACCGGTCAATAAATGGGATTCTTTTTCCTCAAAACGAACTTCGGTAACAGTGGAAAGATCGTAATAGTAGCCATATTCCCGCTTCAGATCATAAATCAACCACTTCTGGTCGGCAAAACGATCCTGAAAATGGCTCACAACAAGAGAAAGGACATTGTACATTGGTTCTATAGCGGCAAAATAAGTTCCATCAACCGCTTTCTGAAAACGGAGAAACTGAAGAACCCGTTCTCTCTCATAACCTACCTTTTTATAGATTTTTGCTATTTCAAGCACATCCGGATCGCCAAAGTTCATTTCTACCGACTTAGGGGAATCTATATTTTTACGCATATAACGAAAAAGAAGCATATCTATATCCGGAAGTTCTGAAAGCCAGCAAGCTGTAAGAGCTGACAAGGCAGTGCGGGAAAGTTTCTTTTGCAACCCTTTCCAAACGCGTTCCGACTTTTCGCTATCTGAGATAACTGTATATGTTTCATCACAAAAAAGAGGCAATGGTTCTCCTTCTACAACCAATGCCTCGGGAAATGTTTTTCGGTAATAAGCATCGAAAACAGCAGTCAGCAATCCTTCAAAGGTTTTATCATAGATGAAGGTTATCATTCTATTCTTCTTTAAATGGTAAAATCAGCTGTCTGTCATCTACTTTTTTACCTGGTTTAACCGTAAGCAGACGTCGAACCGCATCCGGATGCATTTCATTTACAGAGCGCATGGATAATTCATTGCAGGTAATAAAGTACTGTGCTTTCTTCATCACAACTCCTATTTTCTTGAGTTGGTAAGCGCCCAAACGGGAAAAGCGGCGGGAAGCAACAATCAGCTTTGCCGATTTTACGCCAATGCCGGGTACCCTGAGAATCATTTCATAATCGGCCTGATTGATATCAACAGGAAATGATTCGGGATGACGCAATGCCCATGATAACTTGGGATCTATCTCAAGATCAAGATCGGGATAGGCATCGTTCACAATCTCATCTACCTTAAACTGATAAAAACGAAGCAGCCAGTCGGCCTGATACAAACGATTCTCGCGCACCAATGGAGGTTGCTTTAAGGCGGGCAAGCGTTTGTCGTATTCATTAACCGAAATATAGCCGGAATAATAGACCCGCTTCATACTAGGACGATCATAAAGGGAAGAGGATAGATTGAGAATATCTTTATCGGTATCGGCAGTAGCACCCACAATCATCTGTGTGCTTTGTCCGGCTGGAGCAAACCGAGGGGCATAACGATATTTTTTTCGTTCTTCAAGGTTTTCCAGGACTCCCTGCTGAATGTATTGCATTGGTTTGAATACACTCTGAAAGTCCTTTTCAGGAGCTAGTCTTTGTAGACTCTGTTCATTAGGGATTTCAATATTTACGCTTAAACGATCTGCATATAAACCTGCTTCATTTACAAGGTCCTGACTTGCACCCGGAATACTTTTAAGGTGTATATATCCGTTAAATTTGTGCACCAGTCGCAAGTCTTTTGCAACCCGCACCAATCGTTCCATCGTATAATCGGGATTACGAACCACCCCCGAACTAAGAAAAAGTCCTTCGATATAATTTCTACGGTAAAATTCGATGG is part of the uncultured Bacteroides sp. genome and encodes:
- the lpdA gene encoding dihydrolipoyl dehydrogenase yields the protein MVYDLAIIGGGPAGYNAAERAASGGLKTVLFEKNAIGGVCLNEGCIPTKTLLYSAKILDNIKSASKYGILADANPGFDFQKIMNRKDKVVKKLTSGVGMKLKAYGVHLVEGTAFIQGEKNETISISCNNEIYSVKYLLLCTGSETVIPPIKGLSETEYWTSKEALELKELPKSLAIIGGGVIGMEFASFFNSMGVKVTVIEMLPEILGAMDKETSAMLRVDYTKKGVRFLLGTKVTEVATGKVFVEKDGKQETIEAEKILVSVGRRPVTANLGLENLHVELQKGGVKVNEYMQTSYPGVYACGDITGFSLLAHTAIREGEVAINHILGIEDKMNYDSVPGVVYTNPELAGAGKTEEELKASGTDYHVLKLPMAYSGRFVAENELGNGLCKLITDNEEHIIGCHLYGNPASELIISMSMAIDRKLTVEDLKKQIFPHPTVSEIIRESLFL
- a CDS encoding dihydrolipoamide acetyltransferase family protein, coding for MATFEIKMPKLGESITEGTIMTWSVKAGDVINEDDILFEVSTAKVSAEIPSPVAGKILQILFNEGDTVAVGTVVAIVQLEGDSEEETPEIAESTAVKEEAPAPSAAPIKNVKSEEARWYSPIVLQIAQEAQLSKEELDSIPGTGYEGRLSKKDIKTYVEQRKKGTQPVALVAPQKAISAEPALATSQKAVPAEPALVTPQKAVSTEPVPVAPPKPVTVSQPVAAESKPAPAAPVIPVSDGDEVVEMDFVRRIIADHMVMSKQVSPHVTTVVEVDVTKLVRWREHNKETFKRREGISLTYMPAIVEAVTKALAEYPYVNASVDGYRMILKKKINVGVAVSLNDGNLIVPVIHNADKLSLSGLAGSIDTLAAKARANKLSPDDIQGGTFTITNFGTFKNIIGTPIINQPQVAILGVGYIEKKPAVVETPEGDTIAIRHKMYLSLSYDHRIVNGAMGGAFLRRIADYLENWNG
- a CDS encoding TIGR03915 family putative DNA repair protein, whose protein sequence is MITFIYDKTFEGLLTAVFDAYYRKTFPEALVVEGEPLPLFCDETYTVISDSEKSERVWKGLQKKLSRTALSALTACWLSELPDIDMLLFRYMRKNIDSPKSVEMNFGDPDVLEIAKIYKKVGYERERVLQFLRFQKAVDGTYFAAIEPMYNVLSLVVSHFQDRFADQKWLIYDLKREYGYYYDLSTVTEVRFEEKESHLLTGMLSEDLMMHDEKLFQQMWKEYFKSIAIKERINPRLHRQHLPVRFWKYLTEKQK
- a CDS encoding lipoate--protein ligase family protein → MLCINNPYTDAWFNLAAEEYLLHSFQENVFMLWQNEPSVIIGKHQNVWAEVNMDFVRDHRIKVVRRYSGGGAVYHDAGNLNFTFIENSDNADFNKYLIQIQNFLREIGINAEADERRGLNIDGLKISGSAQCIHKKRVMYHATLLYSTDLLSLNAALTSLPTQQNDVARSRSVYVKSVRSPVTNIKEYVPDNMQISNLKELIMNYFLKNETNNKIYTFSEKDLSAIKQLSRNKYSTSDWNFNASYLK
- a CDS encoding putative DNA modification/repair radical SAM protein: MNENVLEKLKTLAESAKYDVSCSSSGTTRTNKSGGIGSAAGWGICHSFAEDGRCISLLKIMLTNYCIYDCAYCINRRSNDIRRATFSVSELVDLTIEFYRRNYIEGLFLSSGVVRNPDYTMERLVRVAKDLRLVHKFNGYIHLKSIPGASQDLVNEAGLYADRLSVNIEIPNEQSLQRLAPEKDFQSVFKPMQYIQQGVLENLEERKKYRYAPRFAPAGQSTQMIVGATADTDKDILNLSSSLYDRPSMKRVYYSGYISVNEYDKRLPALKQPPLVRENRLYQADWLLRFYQFKVDEIVNDAYPDLDLEIDPKLSWALRHPESFPVDINQADYEMILRVPGIGVKSAKLIVASRRFSRLGAYQLKKIGVVMKKAQYFITCNELSMRSVNEMHPDAVRRLLTVKPGKKVDDRQLILPFKEE